From Roseovarius nanhaiticus, one genomic window encodes:
- a CDS encoding DUF6691 family protein, whose protein sequence is MRPLFGFLAGLVFGIGLLWSGMANPAKVLNFLDVFGAWDASLAFVMGGASLTAFIGYRLAWRQPRPLLLADFQIPTSSDIDLRLLSGAAIFGIGWGIGGFCPGPAWTALPMAAPGTLIFVPAMLIGITLGRALKS, encoded by the coding sequence ATGCGGCCTCTTTTCGGTTTTCTCGCGGGCCTCGTCTTTGGTATCGGCCTTCTTTGGTCGGGCATGGCGAACCCTGCCAAAGTCCTGAACTTCCTCGACGTCTTTGGCGCTTGGGATGCCAGCCTTGCCTTTGTCATGGGTGGCGCCTCGTTGACCGCCTTTATCGGTTACCGGCTGGCATGGCGACAGCCGCGGCCCTTGCTATTGGCCGATTTCCAGATCCCGACATCCAGCGATATCGACCTGCGACTGCTGAGCGGTGCGGCGATCTTTGGTATCGGTTGGGGTATCGGCGGCTTTTGCCCCGGCCCGGCCTGGACGGCGCTGCCCATGGCCGCGCCCGGCACGCTGATATTCGTGCCCGCGATGCTGATCGGCATCACGCTCGGTCGCGCCCTTAAATCCTGA
- a CDS encoding SulP family inorganic anion transporter: MMSKLARYIPILDWGRRYDRASLGDDVMAAVIVTIMLIPQSLAYALLAGMPPEAGLYASIAPILLYAIFGTSRALAVGPVAVVSLMTAAALGQVAEQGSVGYAAAALTLAALSGAILLVMGLFRLGFLANFLSHPVIAGFITASGILIAISQLRHILGIEAGGATLIELGEGLVANVGNTHLATLIIGASVTAFLFWARRGLKPALRRIGFGPRLSDMGAKAGPVVAVIASTLAVWALGLDARGVAIVGTVPASLPPLTMPDLAPDIIAQLFLPALLISVIGFVESISVAQTLAAKKRERVAPNQELIGLGAANLGAAVTGGFPVTGGFSRSVVNFDAGARTPAAGAFTALGLAFAALALTPLIYFLPKATLAATIIVAVLALVDLGVLRRAWGYSRQDFAAVAATIAITLLFGVELGVSSGVAISVLLYLYKTSRPHIAEVGRIKGTEHFRNIHRHAVETDPAVVTLRVDESLYFANARFLEDHILTRVTEDKALRHVILQCSAINEIDLSALESLEAINLRLKEMGLALHLSEVKGPVMDRLKRSHFLDALTGRVFLSQHEAVAALSNEAGPSSAANTKKES, encoded by the coding sequence ATGATGTCCAAACTCGCTCGCTACATACCGATCCTCGATTGGGGCCGGCGCTATGACCGGGCCAGTCTGGGCGACGATGTGATGGCTGCGGTTATTGTAACCATCATGCTCATCCCGCAATCGCTGGCCTACGCTCTCTTGGCCGGTATGCCGCCGGAGGCGGGGCTTTACGCGTCGATCGCGCCGATCCTGCTTTACGCCATTTTCGGCACCAGTCGGGCCTTGGCCGTGGGGCCGGTCGCCGTTGTGTCGCTGATGACCGCTGCCGCGCTGGGCCAGGTCGCCGAGCAGGGTAGCGTAGGCTACGCCGCCGCCGCGCTAACGCTGGCGGCGCTCTCGGGCGCGATCCTCTTGGTCATGGGGTTGTTCCGGCTGGGCTTTCTGGCCAATTTCCTGTCGCATCCGGTCATCGCGGGGTTCATCACCGCATCGGGCATTCTCATCGCCATCAGCCAGTTGCGCCACATCCTCGGCATCGAGGCCGGCGGCGCCACGCTGATCGAGCTGGGCGAGGGGCTGGTTGCCAATGTCGGCAACACGCATCTGGCCACGTTGATCATCGGCGCCTCGGTCACGGCGTTCCTGTTCTGGGCGCGCCGGGGGCTGAAGCCCGCATTGCGGCGCATCGGGTTTGGGCCGCGCCTGTCCGATATGGGCGCAAAGGCGGGGCCGGTCGTGGCCGTGATCGCCTCGACGCTGGCGGTCTGGGCGCTTGGCCTTGACGCGCGCGGCGTTGCCATCGTCGGTACGGTCCCGGCCAGCCTGCCGCCCCTGACCATGCCGGACCTTGCGCCGGACATCATCGCGCAGCTCTTCCTGCCGGCGCTGCTGATCTCGGTCATCGGTTTCGTCGAGTCCATCTCGGTCGCGCAGACGCTGGCCGCGAAGAAGCGCGAGCGCGTGGCCCCGAACCAGGAGCTGATCGGCCTTGGCGCCGCCAATCTGGGCGCGGCGGTGACGGGCGGCTTCCCGGTGACGGGCGGCTTTTCGCGCTCGGTCGTCAATTTCGACGCGGGCGCGCGCACCCCTGCGGCGGGCGCCTTCACCGCGCTGGGGCTTGCCTTCGCGGCGCTGGCATTGACGCCGCTGATCTACTTTCTGCCCAAGGCGACGCTGGCCGCGACCATCATCGTCGCTGTGCTGGCCCTTGTCGATCTGGGCGTGCTGCGGCGCGCCTGGGGCTATTCGCGGCAGGACTTTGCTGCGGTCGCCGCGACCATTGCGATCACGCTGCTGTTCGGGGTCGAGTTGGGCGTCTCCAGCGGGGTCGCCATCTCGGTTCTGCTCTATCTCTACAAGACGTCGCGGCCCCATATCGCCGAGGTCGGGCGCATCAAGGGGACCGAGCATTTTCGCAATATCCATCGCCACGCGGTGGAAACCGATCCGGCGGTCGTGACATTGAGGGTGGATGAAAGCCTCTATTTTGCAAATGCCCGCTTCCTCGAGGATCATATCCTTACACGCGTCACCGAGGACAAGGCGCTCCGTCACGTGATCCTGCAATGCTCGGCCATCAACGAGATCGATCTCAGCGCGCTGGAATCGCTCGAGGCAATCAACCTGCGCCTCAAGGAAATGGGACTGGCGCTGCACCTGTCGGAGGTGAAAGGGCCGGTCATGGACCGCCTCAAGCGATCGCATTTCCTGGACGCGCTGACGGGCCGGGTGTTTTTGTCACAACACGAGGCTGTCGCGGCGCTGAGCAACGAGGCGGGGCCAAGCTCCGCCGCCAATACCAAGAAGGAGAGCTGA
- a CDS encoding YeeE/YedE family protein, whose product MLPIVETNFTPLASLGGGILIGLSAVMVMALFGRIAGIAGITAGAVTAGDRGWRIAFIAGLLAAPLLWLLVAGDYPAQAVSDNLWGMGFAGLLVGVGTALGSGCTSGHGVCGLARLSSRSLAAVVTFMAFAAGTVFVLRHVIGGAV is encoded by the coding sequence ATGCTGCCAATCGTCGAGACGAATTTCACGCCGCTTGCCTCGCTTGGAGGAGGTATCCTGATCGGATTGTCGGCCGTGATGGTGATGGCCCTTTTCGGACGCATCGCCGGTATTGCTGGGATCACGGCGGGCGCCGTGACGGCGGGCGACCGCGGCTGGCGCATCGCGTTCATTGCGGGTCTTCTGGCCGCGCCGCTGCTTTGGCTGCTGGTGGCAGGGGATTATCCGGCCCAAGCGGTCAGTGACAATCTCTGGGGCATGGGCTTTGCCGGCCTTTTGGTGGGCGTCGGCACGGCGCTGGGCTCTGGCTGCACCTCGGGGCATGGGGTGTGCGGACTTGCGCGGCTCTCCTCCCGCTCGTTGGCGGCGGTGGTGACATTCATGGCCTTCGCGGCGGGCACCGTCTTTGTCTTGCGCCATGTGATCGGGGGGGCGGTTTGA
- a CDS encoding LysR family transcriptional regulator: MERSFNINTLTAFLTVAREGSVSRAAEVLHLTQPAVSHQIKRLSEETGTALFERSPTGLRLTREGAALIPEAQKVVDAVTAFRRSAVRQAERVGGTLRIGTIVDPEFIRLGHLLGHLRRDYPDIQTELVHGVSGEIFARLQRKQIDAGYYLSSPEEAGQIEAASKGAIRSLKLAQFDYRVIAPVGWEARVESAGWPELAKLPWIGTPEASAHHRLLRQVFAAEGCNPNIVALVDQEASMLEMVRSGVGLSLCRESIALHQRQSYGLAVAGAVSIPACLSFAMAGTDNDSPAKDALWRLVERVWR, translated from the coding sequence ATGGAGCGCAGTTTCAACATCAATACGCTGACCGCCTTTCTGACGGTGGCGCGCGAGGGCAGCGTGTCGCGCGCCGCCGAAGTTCTGCATCTGACGCAACCGGCTGTCAGCCATCAGATCAAGCGGCTGAGCGAAGAGACGGGCACGGCCCTTTTCGAGCGTAGTCCAACGGGCCTGCGCCTGACGCGCGAGGGGGCGGCGCTGATCCCCGAGGCGCAGAAGGTGGTCGATGCGGTCACAGCCTTTCGCCGCAGCGCCGTCCGGCAGGCCGAGCGGGTCGGCGGCACGCTGCGGATCGGCACCATCGTCGATCCCGAGTTCATTCGCCTGGGCCATCTGCTGGGCCACCTGCGCCGCGACTACCCCGATATCCAGACCGAGCTGGTCCACGGCGTCAGCGGCGAGATTTTCGCCCGCCTTCAGCGCAAGCAGATCGATGCGGGCTACTACCTCAGCAGCCCGGAAGAGGCGGGCCAGATCGAAGCTGCCTCCAAGGGTGCGATCCGGTCGCTGAAACTGGCGCAGTTCGATTACCGCGTGATCGCGCCGGTCGGCTGGGAGGCGCGGGTCGAGAGTGCGGGCTGGCCCGAGCTGGCCAAACTGCCATGGATCGGCACGCCGGAGGCATCTGCGCATCATCGCCTTTTGCGGCAGGTCTTTGCCGCGGAGGGGTGCAATCCCAACATCGTCGCGCTTGTCGATCAGGAGGCGTCGATGCTGGAAATGGTCCGCTCGGGGGTGGGCCTGTCGCTCTGCCGCGAGTCCATTGCGCTGCACCAGCGGCAATCCTATGGCCTCGCGGTTGCGGGCGCGGTGTCGATCCCGGCCTGCCTCAGCTTCGCGATGGCGGGCACGGACAACGATAGCCCCGCGAAAGACGCACTTTGGCGCCTGGTCGAGCGAGTCTGGCGCTGA